One part of the Neodiprion virginianus isolate iyNeoVirg1 chromosome 3, iyNeoVirg1.1, whole genome shotgun sequence genome encodes these proteins:
- the LOC124301049 gene encoding uncharacterized protein LOC124301049 isoform X3 codes for MLNGKMQVTGMNKILQASDAKKSAKHVDESTAEDPSREKRSEVVIISSDSASRGTESLKEPKDALNGLFEENAGKDADFPRNVVFLLIDETSQDKEELWNTFRSKHDFPVQGLLQSCRNNNTPLKYNLQDDPMALLRKDKDCECEHFLRANVGALLSWARHAKVMTTGAVSATNFSIPAAIGYDGPAGIAKEMNEADENNVKREARHSRPEFHDVWRLIDLDRQPGALPTSASSKPEGAANTDGMWDVFDMFSRIRVAFFRSLLDSLGGNLGAQEDEFPPRRPSPLQSNLVDLVSDTIKELKSASNEKGYMLVAAAPGNDLSSTVELLTRETSPKDTLLVVAGICSADKKPVPFYASGPGAKSLLEARSVWDLPGAIKSAVTGGCRGAGCRVRRHDQTLPALPRVPALMPTAEEGDAPSLRRVGRQDEAAAGATDISADAVTMMLSLATSIVATLAVKF; via the exons ATGTTGAATGGCAAGATGCAAGTAACCGGGATGAACAAGATCCTGCAGGCTTCGGACGCGAAGAAATCGGCAAAACACGTTGACGAGTCGACCGCTGAGGATCCGTCCAGGGAGAAGCGGTCTGAGGTTGTAATAATTTCATCGGACAGCGCCAGCCGCGGTACCGAATCTCTGAAGGAACCGAAGGACGCTCTGAACGGCCTTTTCGAGGAAAACGCCGGAAAGGATGCAGATTTTCCGCGCAACGTTGTGTTCCTACTGATAGACGAAACCAGCCAGGACAAAGAGGAACTGTGGAACACTTTCAGGAGCAAGCATGACTTCCCCGTTCAAGGACTGCTGCAG AGCTGCCGCAACAACAACACACCCTTGAAGTACAACCTTCAAGACGATCCGATGGCACTGCTTAGAAAAGACAAGGACTGCGAGTGCGAACACTTCCTGCGAGCCAACGTTGGTGCTCTGCTTTCATGGGCTCGGCATGCCAAGGTGATGACAACCGGAGCAGTCTCAGCGACAAACTTCTCTATCCCCGCAGCCATCGGCTATGACGGTCCCGCAGGCATTGCCAAGGAAATGAACGAGGCCGATGAGAACAACGTGAAACGAGAAGCCCGTCATTCGAGACCCGAGTTCCACGATGTATGGCGTCTCATCGATTTGGACAGGCAGCCTGGAGCACTTCCGACATCAGCTTCGTCCAAGCCCGAGG GAGCTGCAAACACCGATGGAATGTGGGACGTCTTCGACATGTTCTCCAGGATTCGCGTGGCCTTCTTCAGGAGCCTCCTTGACTCACTCGGCGGAAACCTTGGCGCCCAAGAAGACGAGTTCCCTCCGCGTCGACCATCTCCTCTGCAGTCGAACCTGGTCGATCTAGTCAGTGACACGATCAAGGAACTGAAGTCTGCCTCAAACGAAAAGGGTTACATGCTGGTCGCCGCTGCTCCCGGAAACGATCTCTCTTCAACCGTCGAGCTGCTCACTCGCGAG ACCTCGCCGAAGGACACATTGCTGGTCGTAGCAGGAATCTGTTCCGCCGACAAGAAGCCTGTTCCATTCTACGCCAGCGGACCGGGTGCAAAATCGCTTCTCGAGGCCCGTTCGGTATGGGATCTTCCCGGTGCCATCAAGAGCGCTGTAACCGGAGGTTGCCGAGGTGCCGGATGCAGAGTTCGCCGCCATGACCAGACCTTGCCTGCTCTACCACGAGTTCCCGCTCTGATGCCAACTGCCGAGGAGGGCGACGCTCCTAGCCTTCGAAGAGTCGGACGGCAGGACGAAGCCGCG GCGGGCGCTACGGATATTTCGGCCGACGCCGTGACAATGATGCTAAGCCTCGCGACTTCCATCGTGGCGACGCTCGCCGTCAAGTTTTAG
- the LOC124301049 gene encoding uncharacterized protein LOC124301049 isoform X1, protein MWKYFRTLPNVREAVAILAHRTKIGSCGRFTMFKSLLVVGLMVAIATNSGYAFVVDRSAAAAWDTAPSLDTEQRTSVDQMLNGKMQVTGMNKILQASDAKKSAKHVDESTAEDPSREKRSEVVIISSDSASRGTESLKEPKDALNGLFEENAGKDADFPRNVVFLLIDETSQDKEELWNTFRSKHDFPVQGLLQSCRNNNTPLKYNLQDDPMALLRKDKDCECEHFLRANVGALLSWARHAKVMTTGAVSATNFSIPAAIGYDGPAGIAKEMNEADENNVKREARHSRPEFHDVWRLIDLDRQPGALPTSASSKPEGAANTDGMWDVFDMFSRIRVAFFRSLLDSLGGNLGAQEDEFPPRRPSPLQSNLVDLVSDTIKELKSASNEKGYMLVAAAPGNDLSSTVELLTRETSPKDTLLVVAGICSADKKPVPFYASGPGAKSLLEARSVWDLPGAIKSAVTGGCRGAGCRVRRHDQTLPALPRVPALMPTAEEGDAPSLRRVGRQDEAAAGATDISADAVTMMLSLATSIVATLAVKF, encoded by the exons cTTTACAATGTTCAAATCATTGCTCGTGGTTGGATTGATGGTGGCGATTGCTACCAACTCTGGTTACGCCTTCGTCGTAGACCGATCAg CTGCAGCAGCATGGGATACGGCGCCGAGCTTGGACACCGAGCAAAGGACATCAGTGGACCAGATGTTGAATGGCAAGATGCAAGTAACCGGGATGAACAAGATCCTGCAGGCTTCGGACGCGAAGAAATCGGCAAAACACGTTGACGAGTCGACCGCTGAGGATCCGTCCAGGGAGAAGCGGTCTGAGGTTGTAATAATTTCATCGGACAGCGCCAGCCGCGGTACCGAATCTCTGAAGGAACCGAAGGACGCTCTGAACGGCCTTTTCGAGGAAAACGCCGGAAAGGATGCAGATTTTCCGCGCAACGTTGTGTTCCTACTGATAGACGAAACCAGCCAGGACAAAGAGGAACTGTGGAACACTTTCAGGAGCAAGCATGACTTCCCCGTTCAAGGACTGCTGCAG AGCTGCCGCAACAACAACACACCCTTGAAGTACAACCTTCAAGACGATCCGATGGCACTGCTTAGAAAAGACAAGGACTGCGAGTGCGAACACTTCCTGCGAGCCAACGTTGGTGCTCTGCTTTCATGGGCTCGGCATGCCAAGGTGATGACAACCGGAGCAGTCTCAGCGACAAACTTCTCTATCCCCGCAGCCATCGGCTATGACGGTCCCGCAGGCATTGCCAAGGAAATGAACGAGGCCGATGAGAACAACGTGAAACGAGAAGCCCGTCATTCGAGACCCGAGTTCCACGATGTATGGCGTCTCATCGATTTGGACAGGCAGCCTGGAGCACTTCCGACATCAGCTTCGTCCAAGCCCGAGG GAGCTGCAAACACCGATGGAATGTGGGACGTCTTCGACATGTTCTCCAGGATTCGCGTGGCCTTCTTCAGGAGCCTCCTTGACTCACTCGGCGGAAACCTTGGCGCCCAAGAAGACGAGTTCCCTCCGCGTCGACCATCTCCTCTGCAGTCGAACCTGGTCGATCTAGTCAGTGACACGATCAAGGAACTGAAGTCTGCCTCAAACGAAAAGGGTTACATGCTGGTCGCCGCTGCTCCCGGAAACGATCTCTCTTCAACCGTCGAGCTGCTCACTCGCGAG ACCTCGCCGAAGGACACATTGCTGGTCGTAGCAGGAATCTGTTCCGCCGACAAGAAGCCTGTTCCATTCTACGCCAGCGGACCGGGTGCAAAATCGCTTCTCGAGGCCCGTTCGGTATGGGATCTTCCCGGTGCCATCAAGAGCGCTGTAACCGGAGGTTGCCGAGGTGCCGGATGCAGAGTTCGCCGCCATGACCAGACCTTGCCTGCTCTACCACGAGTTCCCGCTCTGATGCCAACTGCCGAGGAGGGCGACGCTCCTAGCCTTCGAAGAGTCGGACGGCAGGACGAAGCCGCG GCGGGCGCTACGGATATTTCGGCCGACGCCGTGACAATGATGCTAAGCCTCGCGACTTCCATCGTGGCGACGCTCGCCGTCAAGTTTTAG
- the LOC124301049 gene encoding uncharacterized protein LOC124301049 isoform X2, whose translation MFKSLLVVGLMVAIATNSGYAFVVDRSAAAAWDTAPSLDTEQRTSVDQMLNGKMQVTGMNKILQASDAKKSAKHVDESTAEDPSREKRSEVVIISSDSASRGTESLKEPKDALNGLFEENAGKDADFPRNVVFLLIDETSQDKEELWNTFRSKHDFPVQGLLQSCRNNNTPLKYNLQDDPMALLRKDKDCECEHFLRANVGALLSWARHAKVMTTGAVSATNFSIPAAIGYDGPAGIAKEMNEADENNVKREARHSRPEFHDVWRLIDLDRQPGALPTSASSKPEGAANTDGMWDVFDMFSRIRVAFFRSLLDSLGGNLGAQEDEFPPRRPSPLQSNLVDLVSDTIKELKSASNEKGYMLVAAAPGNDLSSTVELLTRETSPKDTLLVVAGICSADKKPVPFYASGPGAKSLLEARSVWDLPGAIKSAVTGGCRGAGCRVRRHDQTLPALPRVPALMPTAEEGDAPSLRRVGRQDEAAAGATDISADAVTMMLSLATSIVATLAVKF comes from the exons ATGTTCAAATCATTGCTCGTGGTTGGATTGATGGTGGCGATTGCTACCAACTCTGGTTACGCCTTCGTCGTAGACCGATCAg CTGCAGCAGCATGGGATACGGCGCCGAGCTTGGACACCGAGCAAAGGACATCAGTGGACCAGATGTTGAATGGCAAGATGCAAGTAACCGGGATGAACAAGATCCTGCAGGCTTCGGACGCGAAGAAATCGGCAAAACACGTTGACGAGTCGACCGCTGAGGATCCGTCCAGGGAGAAGCGGTCTGAGGTTGTAATAATTTCATCGGACAGCGCCAGCCGCGGTACCGAATCTCTGAAGGAACCGAAGGACGCTCTGAACGGCCTTTTCGAGGAAAACGCCGGAAAGGATGCAGATTTTCCGCGCAACGTTGTGTTCCTACTGATAGACGAAACCAGCCAGGACAAAGAGGAACTGTGGAACACTTTCAGGAGCAAGCATGACTTCCCCGTTCAAGGACTGCTGCAG AGCTGCCGCAACAACAACACACCCTTGAAGTACAACCTTCAAGACGATCCGATGGCACTGCTTAGAAAAGACAAGGACTGCGAGTGCGAACACTTCCTGCGAGCCAACGTTGGTGCTCTGCTTTCATGGGCTCGGCATGCCAAGGTGATGACAACCGGAGCAGTCTCAGCGACAAACTTCTCTATCCCCGCAGCCATCGGCTATGACGGTCCCGCAGGCATTGCCAAGGAAATGAACGAGGCCGATGAGAACAACGTGAAACGAGAAGCCCGTCATTCGAGACCCGAGTTCCACGATGTATGGCGTCTCATCGATTTGGACAGGCAGCCTGGAGCACTTCCGACATCAGCTTCGTCCAAGCCCGAGG GAGCTGCAAACACCGATGGAATGTGGGACGTCTTCGACATGTTCTCCAGGATTCGCGTGGCCTTCTTCAGGAGCCTCCTTGACTCACTCGGCGGAAACCTTGGCGCCCAAGAAGACGAGTTCCCTCCGCGTCGACCATCTCCTCTGCAGTCGAACCTGGTCGATCTAGTCAGTGACACGATCAAGGAACTGAAGTCTGCCTCAAACGAAAAGGGTTACATGCTGGTCGCCGCTGCTCCCGGAAACGATCTCTCTTCAACCGTCGAGCTGCTCACTCGCGAG ACCTCGCCGAAGGACACATTGCTGGTCGTAGCAGGAATCTGTTCCGCCGACAAGAAGCCTGTTCCATTCTACGCCAGCGGACCGGGTGCAAAATCGCTTCTCGAGGCCCGTTCGGTATGGGATCTTCCCGGTGCCATCAAGAGCGCTGTAACCGGAGGTTGCCGAGGTGCCGGATGCAGAGTTCGCCGCCATGACCAGACCTTGCCTGCTCTACCACGAGTTCCCGCTCTGATGCCAACTGCCGAGGAGGGCGACGCTCCTAGCCTTCGAAGAGTCGGACGGCAGGACGAAGCCGCG GCGGGCGCTACGGATATTTCGGCCGACGCCGTGACAATGATGCTAAGCCTCGCGACTTCCATCGTGGCGACGCTCGCCGTCAAGTTTTAG
- the LOC124301052 gene encoding odorant receptor coreceptor: MMKYKQQGLVADLMPNIRIMQFTGHFFFQYYNDAGRSNIKLFHKIYCFVHLLLILLQFSFCGLNLFFERDDVEDMTANTITFLFFTHSLSKLTYAGARSKMFYRTLGIWNNPNSHPLFAESNARYHAIALSKNRRLLTSVTAATVFSVLAWTGLTFMGDSVKNIVDKETNETTTIEMPRLMLRSWYPYDASHGVAHVATLIFQFYWVLVCLMSANMLDVLFCSWLLFACEQIQHLKQIMKPLIELSATLDTVVPHSDELFKAGSTEHLRDNQPPPPPENDMLDMDLRGIYSNRQDFTATFRSTTGLGFGGGVGPNGLTKKQEILVRSAIKYWVERHKHIVRLITVVGDTYGFALLIHMLIATITLTLLAYQATKISGFDVYSMGVIGYIVYSLGQVFLFCIFGNRLIEESSSVMDAAYSCQWYDGSEEAKTFVQIVCQQCQKAMSVSGAKFFTVSLDLFASVVGAMVTYFMVLMQLG, encoded by the exons ATGATGAAATATAAGCAGCAAGGTCTCGTGGCAGACCTGATGCCGAATATTCGGATCATGCAGTTCACCGGccatttcttctttcaatattaCAACGACGCGGGACGAAGCAATATAAAGCTGTTTCATAAAATCTACTGCTTC GTTCACCTACTCTTGATCCTTCTACAGTTTTCTTTTTGCGGCTTGAACCTCTTCTTTGAGAGGGATGACGTTGAAGACATGACCGCAAACACCATCACCTTCCTCTTTTTCACGCATAGCTTATCAAAGCTGACGTACGCCGGCGCgaggagtaaaatgttttATCGGACATTGGGAATTTGGAACAATCCGAACAGCCACCCCTTGTTTGCCGAGAGTAACGCTCGATACCATGCCATCGCGCTATCGAAAAATAGACGTCTTTTAACTAGCGTAACGGCCGCAACCGTGTTTTCGGTTCTCGCGTGGACCGGTCTAACCTTCATGGGTGACTCCGTGAAGAATATCGTCGACAAGGAAACGAACGAGACAACGACCATCGAG ATGCCAAGGCTGATGCTGCGGTCCTGGTACCCTTATGACGCCAGTCATGGCGTAGCTCACGTCGCCACattgatatttcaattctaTTGGGTCCTGGTCTGTCTGATGAGCGCCAACATGCTGGACGTGCTCTTTTGCTCTTGGCTACTTTTTGCCTGCGAGCAGATTCAACATCTGAAGCAAATAATGAAGCCGCTGATCGAGCTGAGTGCAACGTTGGACACGGTTGTTCCGCACAGCGACGAATTGTTCAAA GCTGGAAGTACCGAACACTTGAGAGACAATCAACCCCCGCCGCCACCCGAAAACGACATGCTGGATATGGATTTGAGAGGGATTTACAGCAACAGACAAGACTTTACGGCCACGTTCAGATCCACGACAGGCCTCGGCTTCGGTGGTGGAGTCGGTCCGAACGGGCTGACCAAGAAGCAGGAAATATTGGTCAGAAGTGCCATCAAGTACTGGGTCGAAAGGCACAAGCATATAGTGAG ACTCATAACAGTCGTCGGGGATACTTACGGGTTTGCCTTACTTATCCACATGTTGATAGCCACAATTACCTTAACTCTGCTCGCTTATCAAGCAACAAAG ATTTCTGGCTTTGACGTATACTCAATGGGCGTCATAGGTTACATCGTCTACAGTCTGGGGCAAGTCTTTCTCTTTTGTATATTTGGAAATCGACTGATCGAAGAG AGTTCATCGGTTATGGATGCCGCCTACTCCTGCCAGTGGTACGATGGATCTGAGGAGGCGAAGACGTTCGTTCAAATTGTTTGTCAGCAGTGTCAAAAGGCCATGTCGGTTTCCGGTGCCAAGTTCTTCACGGTTTCTTTGGACTTGTTCGCGTCG GTTGTTGGAGCGATGGTTACCTACTTCATGGTGCTGATGCAGCTCGGTTAA